The Montipora capricornis isolate CH-2021 chromosome 3, ASM3666992v2, whole genome shotgun sequence genome includes the window TTTATAAATGCTACAAAGAGAACGGCCCAAGTTATCTATCCGACCTCTTCGAACCCCGAATTACTCCTTACAACCTAAGAAACACTGGCCTTAACGTAACTCAAAATTCCTACAACAGTAAATTCCGTCACAATTCGTATTCATTTGTCATCTCTCGTATCTGGAACAAACTACCACTTTCTGTTAAAACCGCTCCTAACTTACCGTCTTTTagaagaaaactgaaaactcttATCTTTACTGGCTGCCAATGTAAAAGCTGTCTATAATCTTTCATTTCACCTTCGCGTATACGTAGCTTTCGCTTAAATTatgtatttgtaaatagtttaacGAGATAATCTGCGATTTAGTTTTAAGAATTTCTAGACTTTGTTACATATTTTAAGTCAGTCACTTTTATCATGAGCCCCCGGCTCGGGAGACTGGGCGACCACTCCCCGTGTACCTGACGGTAAATAAATTATACCTTACCTTATACTTTATACTGCGACGGCAACGTTCCATCCTGtttacgtcgtacaatgtggatgaaattaaaataaattggtgcgagtggtttcagagtaaaaaataAAGACTACAGGGTTCACGTTtttacgctcacgttgtcgtcaaaacctcaaaattgGTGATTTCTTTTTGCTACGCAGTGTACTGCAAAAATTGTGCTAAAATGCATGCTGcaagtgcagcacgattattttttgtGGCGATGCCGTTGACGTGGCAGgtggaaatttgcgtttttctACAAATCCAGgaaacttgttttattttaattcatttcTCGCGTGTTTTCTACAGATATCTATCTAGCAAATTGTCAAAAGCGAGAGACACTGAGCTTGAattgtacggtggcccacaagtgCCATGCTGGAAATTAAAGAGTTGCAGCTATTAAAGTAAAGTTGCTGCATATTAAAAAATGTGCTGCAAATGAAATAAAGTTACTGCAAATTAAAGTTTctgcaaatttaaaatagttgttgcaaattaaaacatcaagagtatgcgcgcgcactgaaggaaggacaggtacaaaacacaggtcacaggtcacaggttacAGGTCCCacgtcacaggtcattgttttatctatacagaaacaaccctaactgttaacaaatgctaacattaggcctaatcaggcctaaggttagctttaatggatgtttaggatactttctgcattgttaaaacaatgacctgtgacccgtgttttgtacctgcccttcCTTCAACGCGCGCGCacacttttgatgttttaatttgcagcaacgtTCTTTTAATTGCAGCAACTCGTTTTGTAAATTTGCAAAAACTATTGAGAATTTGCTTGcgacaactttattttatttgcagcttGTCCCTTGTAGGCCACCGTAGGAATGAGAGATATTGCATGGATTTATAACAAGCATTTTAAGGAGGCTCTGAATCGTCTCCAtttcactttccagcaataattTATggaggtcaccgagttcgttacCACGACGCCACctatatttactgggttgccaaacccagccGGAATCTGCGTTTTATTTCGTcgtttctttattattttatttaagtagtgtctttgtgggtAGAGTcatctgcgcgtatttttgctAGGCTTCAGAGGGTAGAAGAAATGTGTATCTGGTGGACACGGTAGAATATTTagttaacctgcaatggcgtcgaaagtcattgtggCTCGAATgtcgttttagtggatctttagggaaaatatacccttatggagctgtAGAATGGAATTTCAATTGAATTAAGAAGACAGGCGGGGAAAAAACACAGGCCTGCGTTGCTCAAagcacggttagcgctaaccagcgttaaataccttGGAAACCTATAAGTTTTGATacttcttaaccaacggttagcgctaaccaggcttcgagcaactggcccctggaatcttaaaagcgacgagtaatggtcttcgacaacaattgcatctttctcCGTAGGATATCACAAAGTTAGCTTTATTtcttaaattattttacaaactgtgctgttatgtacaacaccgaaaccaaatggcaaattctgtatgggtgtaaaaggaatcgaacgcctccagaatgcatcacagtgtttactgaagttgcAACCCAgttctggcaatttacatttaatttGTATTCCACTCTGCACGGTTTTCAGGTAAAatataattgaaaatgtgatagTGAAGAAGTattggaaagaaagcttgttgtctattttctGCTTTGTTATtcacggaaaaggttcttccaaaaagggtttgatctgaaatttatttaatcactGATTGTGTTTCTTCTTTTCACGCACGCAATTAAAATAGGaagggatttttttctttgtttcaataaattttacgcaGGAAAAGgcttttgtgacatttttcgtccaaatgaacggccaaaaataaagcttttaaCTACTTTTTTACGTGGAATATTTTTTGTACTTTAATAGTatttgtcaaaaatttgcatattaagcttgaaataaacactcaaaaaatttagtcgcattaaCCTCTTCGTCAAGTTCTCGTTAACATTCTACTTTCTTCaggtaataaaaacaatttaaaatttgacTTATTCTTGTTGGTCAAGAATTActtaaaagaaagcttgttgtccattttttgccaaattattgaaagaaattgttcttcagtgaagggatGGATCAACATTGCTCCAGACAAGATTGCTTCCCGACCCAACAGacgaaatgtaaatattcagttaaatattacaacaaaattaaaaaaggaaagacgGAAGTGTCTtagctaaaaagtacgttgttaaACTCTGAAAGccacgaacgattaacattcttccctgtagttcatttaatgtaaacaagaaccttgacacaaggtgatcacgtgcacccttgtggttgcctagcacgtggtCAATTTCGTCCTTTTGACATAACATCGTAACCTTcccttgattcatagaagtcagagacgagactgcagaaattttagtgtCCCTTAGAAAGTAGTGACCTTTTTATTGACTgttttgagtttgtttgttatgcCTCAGATACTGGAAAAGTATTGACTCCATGCAATTGTCAAATGCAATGCACATACCAAAATAAACGCTCTTTTTAATGCCACCgtatgtggattaaaagccatttttagttgTATTAACGAGAGtaagtttttgctgtttttaatattgctggtgtttttttttttttttctgctggaacaGATCAAGTACCATCCGCAAAATCCGCAATAATTAAaccccgcaaaataaaagtgctaaccCAGTAACTCCCAGCTTTTGCGATACTATTTGCTGCaaacgtaaaacaaaaaaaaaattgacctgtcatcagattagactgaaaagaagaggaactatgaagcggaaacaacatgttcagtccttccttagtgtgtttgcttagtgcaaacgTGCAttcatgacatgcaggaaagcgtccgtcagagcaatttgcagttattttttttgcagacCATTTCACTTAATGGGGCTatgttattttagggtgttgcggggaaatctttagttaatcacgagttaactcgaaaatggtaatgagGAATTCCTTTGcagataaaattatcgttacatcacaaactaaatgattctgagaaaaaagaCAACCTTTGTCCAGGCGATTtctcataaacttgaaaaacgtcgtgCCGACCTTtctcaagattacccaaatgtaatgcacctatcaatgttaaggccCAGTCCATTTAAGTTCATCCGTGCTTCTCTctccttttgcagtatttcttttatgttgttcaacagttttaagtggttattgcgatgtttcattctactttttgggcattttgcgaATCATGGATTtatatcattttgcgtgacatagcccctttaaagaagaagcgagtgagtttcactcaagagcATGTCTTTTTATCTAtcaactgaatttattaccagagcttaaaaaaataaaagacctcaaaatgggacaggacattacaaaataagtAAATGTGTGAAAGTGTGAGGTAAAGAGCCTTTGCTGACACTACGTCTGGGTGACctctcaaatggtcttaatgacccccaacttgaaaaaaataactggaacgctgcagttcaatactacCCGAACTCAAtggcttctgtttttgtgtaccacgtaccacaggcaacccagtgtacgctcaagAAGCGTCTAGTCTCACTTGTGAAAGATAAATGCAATATCCTCACTGCATGCGGTAGAGGTatgatttttttacaaaaaaggaaaatcctagtatttcatcagtatgtatacaataatgagtttttacataGAAAATAGtaatattgttttccaaatacCGTTCATTACGTACTGACAAATTCAAATGATTCCGACCAAGGGAGCCTACATTTGGCACCCATTTGATCCGAGGTAAATAATCACCTCACAGTCAGCAGAGTAAAACGTACAACTGAGGTGTTGTATATactaacaaaagaaataacgattttcgattttcttccATGGAGACCACTTGTGGCGCGATGATTAACGCTATGAGGCTGGATGCGACAGATGTCTTGGAGTATTTCGCTAAGAATATCCACTTTATTTCCGAAATCCGTAACACTTTGTCTAGTAAAGTTAAAAGCTGAGAGTGATAAAAGTTATGACCgaataaattaaaatctttttctTTGAGCGCGTTTTAAGGCTTTCGATCAGAGCTGGGTCTTTCCACCAGCATCGTGCTGAACAACAGCTTTCGGTCCTTTCCCCAGATCAGAGCTCGAATGTAGAATCCAATTTTTTGACATCGTAGAGAATAGCATATAAAATATGAACATCTTGATACTCGTTTGGAAACTCTTATGTCCGATAAGGTTACGTCTTTTATGGAAACGTTGTCACTTATCgttccttctttcttttttcggtGACCGGAATTTTTTGGattaaatttaagccaaatCGTCTCTAAATTTTGGATGCATCGGCCTATTAAGCTGAGGTCACAGGCCCTTTATctcaaacaaaaaattattttatccagGATATACAGACGAAAAATACAATCAACTTACTGGTCGTTTTTTTGACTGCACATTTGCCCCGTGAAAAGCTTCCTTCATTCTTACCCTTCTTTTTACGACAATGTCAttgtaaatttgcataaaatgacaaccacttttcttttacaaattagTTTTGCAAGTCTACTTTTTTTGCCCTTTCAATTAAGTTTACATCGGACCATCAAAGTTAAATATAATCGAAAAACTCCACCACACACTGTCTGTCATTCATCTCTCTGCATTCAGGAAGACTTTTAAATGTGGACAAACTACGTTTACAGCTCAGTTGGTCGACCGTGTCTtccttttactttaattttaagccttgtatttataataattattttttataaaagaaaaagaaaaggaagaaagtaaCTTCATTTACGTGTCAAGTCTAGTAGTGGTggagtactaattggggacactgtataGTAAACTGAactcaacaaattaacgcaaattgtGGCTTCCCCGTACGCACACCTTGCGTCCCGAGGAGTTTCAACAAATCCAGACGTCGTTGTTATTCGCAAgataaaacaaattatttatttgaGAACTTGAGATAACAACTTAGTACCGTTTAACGGCGGCTCGAACACTACATAGAACACATCACACATGTGAAGTGTAAAGCAACATGGCGGGAAGCACTGCTCCCCGACGCGGTTACCTGCGAAAACCGCAGACACTTAATTTATTACTGCGGTACTGCAGTAACATGGCTCTCCAACTGTGTTCACAGTTGCAAAGTATGAAAACTTTGAACTTGCatgtaaatatttcattttaatttactAAGTTCGAGCCCATATAGACTTTCCCCAAAAGATACTGTAAATATCTGTTCAAACGTTAAACACCAACGGTGAGGTTTTTCCTTGGACGAACCCATTTGTGTCTAACTTTCCAACTTTCATCATGAGAGGTTCAAGAGCATTGCGCACCGTGCGAATGAAACGTTCCCACGGACCTCCCTTGTGACTACAATGTGGTGCATTGAACTTGAATGGGATCCACTCACATTTATTTCTCAACAAGTACTATTGGAAGTGATCTTGATGTTTTGAGCTCGTTTCGAGCACCAATGAAGTTGGCTCCTTGGTCGCACCTCAGTTGTCTCACTGCGCCTCTGCGATTCATAAAACGACTTGTCCAGTGAATTGGCAGTCTCCAAATGAACACTCCTCGATCCCATACACGTAAACAGTACTCCATAACATTTGACATTACTCCTCCTTTCCCTGACAATGAAAGGGCCAACAAAGTCAACAGCACTATAAGAAAATGTGGGTGCTGGGTTGAGTCGGTCTTTTGGAAGACAAGCCATTATCTGCTCTTCTGCGGATCTACGTAGTCGGCTACACGTCACACAATTGAATATTGGCCTGGCCATTCTTGACGAACCTTTAAGTATCCAATAGCCATTTTGGCGAAACTCGTTGTGCGTCATCCCTCGACCCATGTGGTTTAATTTCAAGTGGTGGTGACGAATTAATAGTTCAGTCAAATGTCCCGTTCCCGGAATAATAACTGGATGCTTTGTATTGACTGACACATTTGCTCTTCTGATACGACCACCTACACGAATTGGACCATCTTGGTCCAGAAAAGGATCCAGTTTGTAGAGCAAACTGGCTTTACGTAGCACTTGTCTTTTCTTTCTTGACTGATCTCTGCTTGTCTCTGCAGTTGTGGCGTTCATGTGGCGGAGAACCTCGAGTTACTCACGGAAATTCTGGTACTGCAAACATCTAATGATGCACATCTTCTCGGCTTGTTGTAACTCTAAACGGGTTAACTCCGTCAATGGATTCTCTTCGTTTGACCTTGCCACTGGTTTTCCTGGCTCTTTGACTTCTCTTGCGAAGAGCTTAGATTTCAGTGGTAGACATAGAACTATTACTTTCGGAGCTTTATACCAACTGGATACACCATCTAGTCTTCTCCTTTCAAAATGACCAGAAAACGAACCAGCAGTCTTGACTTCGGTAGTCCGCACAGACGCTTTCTTCACTTCTGGATCTGCCTCTAGAAAGAAGGACACTTTTCCAAATTCAGGTTTACAATCTCCACTTTCCCACAGAAGTTCGGGACCAATCAAATGAACGCAAACCCTCTAAGAGTTGCTTCGCCGTGAGTCCTCTTGACAATTCGTCTGCTGGATTACTGTGAGACTCGACATAGTACCAGGGGCTGTGATCAGTCAGGTCACAGATCTGTTGTACCCTGTTAGCGACATACACATGGAAATGTTTGGCGTCATCGTTGACATATCCAAGGACTGCTTGGCTGTCTGTCTAAAACGAAGGCACGGATTTGCTTGTACTCTAGCTCGTTTTTCACAAAATCACTCATTTTTGCTGAGATGGTAGCCGCAGCCAACTCCAACCTTGAGATTGTTGTGTGCTTTCAGGGCGTCACTCGTCCTTTCGCTACAATGAAAGAACAATGTACTTCGTCTTGTTCGTTTATTAGTCGAAGATATGTACACTGACCATAACCTTCTTCTGAAGCGTCTGAGAAGTAATGCAACTCTACAGCTTTCATTGGGCCAAAGTTCTCTGGCTTATAGCAACGTTGtatttctaacttctaaaaCTCAATGATTTCTTGTCACCATTTCTCCCGCTCCGGGCTTAGATAGTCAGGTACAGGGCTGTCGCAATCCAACTTATCCTGGCACATTTGCTGGAGAATCTGCTTTCCTTTGAGCGTTACAGGAGCTAAGTATCCATTGGGATCATAAATAGGGCCGACAATTGATAGCACTCCTCTTCTGGTTAAAGGGCGATCGCGAAGCTCGATACGGAACCAGAAGCTGTCGCTTTCGATGCACCACATTACGCATAAAGCTCTCGCGATAGGTAGCGGATCTACCGCTAAGTTCAGTTCCTTGATACCCTTCGCATGATCTTCTGCTGGAATAGTTTCAAGAACTTTCTTCTTGTTTGAGACTTCCTTGTGCAATCTGAGACAGGCTTTGTCACAGATGCGTTGACTAGCTTTAATCAGAAGAGATGTATGGCTTCAGTAACGGTTGGCACAGATGTAAGCCCATCATCTACATAGAAATTCTTGCGTATGAATGTAGGTGCATCGGCACCGAATTCTTCTTCACCATTATCTGCCGCTGGTCTGATCCCAAAGTGCGCACAACCTGGGGAGCTGCTGGCGCCGAACAGGTGACCTTTCATACGGTACTCAGCTACTTCCTTTGACGGGTCTCCGTTCAGCCACTAAAAGAAACGCAATAGGTCTCTTTGTTCTTCCCAGACCGCAAACTGTTGGAACACGCTCTTTACGCCCGTCCTGAAGGCAACACTTTCTTGGCGAGAACGACACAGGATCCCCAACAGATCATTCATAAAAACAGGACTTTGCAGCAGGTAGTCATTGAGGCCGACACCATTGTACTGCGCTGAACAGTCAAATACTGCACGAATCTGTCCTGGTTTCTTGGGATGGTAGACTCCTGTATGAGGATCATAGTTAACTTTGCTATCTTGTACTTGAAGACGATCAGCAGGGACTCTTTCTGCACATTGAGAAGTTAGGCCCTTTATAAAGATCTGGTAGTCTGTGAAGAACTTCGGCTTCTTTTTGACTCTTGCATTCAGTTGGTTCCATCTTTTTACAGCAAGCTGACGGTTGTTGGCAAGACACACATTGTCAGACTTTAAGGGAAGTGGCATTTCGTACCGTCCATCAGATTGCTTCTTTACACCATTCTCCAGGATCCACAGAAATCTCTCATCTACCACGGAATAGGGTTTTTTCTTGTCACTTGTCTCAGCAAAGTCAGTTTCCAACACATGGAAATTTTCTCTAGGTCAATGATCTCTTTAGCCTTTGTAGAGAATGAAAATACGCTTGGAAATTCTGACACTTTGATTCTATTGCACACACCGTCTTCTCTATACTCTCTGTTACTTGACTTGCAGACTCTTCCGATCACACACCAACCAAGTGCGGTTCTCAGAGCATACTATTTCTCTCGGTCGGATAGCCTTTGGACAATTGTTACCACTCAAGATAGAGATCTCTGCATCTGAATGGTATGGTGCTAATCCATCAGCAACACTGTTCAGATGTTCCCATTCTCTCGCACCTTCAAGCTTTGAAATTTGTgactgattggctgaaacatCTCCTCGGCTGAAGGCCTCTGGCATCTTCACAACACACTGTCTGCAGTAATCCAGAGTAGTGGTGTGGGATAGTTCAGGCCCCTTTTGACGGTTGCAATgggagcgttctgattggtcgattCAAATATTGGCAggaaaattcaaatttgggcggGACATGCCAACGTACGTTAGGGGGACAGTCAAACCATAACGTCACAGACACGTGACACTCAGCGGACCCTCAGGAAACAGGTTGGGGTGTTTTGCGTCACCTTATAGGAAATTCAAATTGGGGGTATTACAGAGACCCAAGCCCCTCACGGCCAGAAAAAACAAGACAGGATAGTTTCTTTCTGAATCAAACGGTTTTATAACTAGAATCATAAAGGAGTATGTACaacaagaaaaaagcaaaatataatGTCACACTATATACAAGATGGTGCCCCGCACATGCACCCTAGTGTATTATCATTATGGTAAAGGCTGATTTGGATGTGGCCGGCCAATGAAAAACACAATCATCCCACCGGTCACCTCCGAGTAGAGTCTCCTTAAAGTCACCTCAGTTCCGTAGTGACCCtactcaatttttttcttggtgcCCCGCCCACGCACCCCCGCAACTTTGCCTTACATCTCCTCGTCGTCGTCCGACAGGAGTCCGGAAAGAAGATGAGCGTTGGCTGCATCCATGTCCGATAGGAATCCGTGGGCATCCTCGTCAGCAGCGTCATTCTCGGCGAGACAGTACCCATAAGGATAGGTGATCGCGGTCCCCGAATGAAGGATGCGTTTGTTGAAGACGAGTTGATAGTCTTTGTGGGCGGGCTGGGTACGAAGTTCGTACTGTTTGGATTTGCGGATGATTTTACGTGCTATGAATGCGCGTTTCCCGCGGTGTCCCCAGTGGATGTTGGAGTTCGTCCAAGGTGTTTTGACGCAACACCTCATAATTGAGTTGCACCATTCCCTCCACATTGAGAGAGTGTCCCCTGACTTTACATTCTGTTTTATCATCGTTGCAGCTGTATCCATAGTTTTTAGGCCCACCCGAACAAAATTCCGCAATGTACTGACCGGGTTTAAGTTCGTTGGTGAACTCACCGAGATGGGTGCCGAGGGTGACGTCAGGTTGATCAGGATGATGCACATAGAGGACGGAATCCGTGTCGTGATAGAGGACCTGTT containing:
- the LOC138040163 gene encoding uncharacterized protein; translated protein: MNATTAETSRDQSRKKRQVLRKASLLYKLDPFLDQDGPIRVGGRIRRANVSVNTKHPVIIPGTGHLTELLIRHHHLKLNHMGRGMTHNEFRQNGYWILKGSSRMARPIFNCVTCSRLRRSAEEQIMACLPKDRLNPAPTFSYSAVDFVGPFIVRERRSNVKCYGVLFTCMGSRSVHLETANSLDKSFYESQRRSETTEVRPRSQLHWCSKRAQNIKITSNSTC